The Peribacillus simplex genome contains the following window.
TAAAAGCCTCATTTATTTCTACTATTATTGAGTTCATGACTTCTCATTTTCCCTTTCAAATTTCATTATTTCTTATTTCATTTTCCCCCTTTGCTTGTCATTTATACAAATACCAAACTAGGTAAAATATGACGTCTGAGATATGTTTTTTAACGACACAACCACATATTCGCATATGCAAATTGCATTAGAAATAGTTCATTCCGAAAAGGGTGGTAGTAAGGATAATGAAACCACATGAACTCACGAGGATAATCTAAAAAGCAATTCTGTCAATTTCCCAGGTAGTAGTCTATATCAATGGAAGGAACTTAAAGCGTTGAAACGAATTACTAATACCATTTATCCTAAAATTAAAGAAAATTCTCACTGGTATTTTTGATAAATCGGAAATGACTAGTTCGATTATGTCAGACATTTTAAACTTCTGTTGGTCTGCGAACCTAAAAGGTTATGTCTAATGTTGATCTGTATTAACGGAGAGTTAGACTGGTCTCTATACTCATATCTTACTGTGGGCTCTATTTTTTTCAAACCTGATATTTAACGATCTTCAGGAATGCTAACGGGTTGGTTTAAAAAGGCTGCAGCCTTATTTGAACCCATTTCAAACAATCATGCGTTCCACAACGCAAACAAGAGGACAGCACTGGCTTCCCTTATTATCTTTCGAAGATCAAACATTATAAATGGATAATGGGAAGAAGAACAGGATTTTGCTGTAGATGTCGTCAACCATAAGTATGATTTTAAAACTATCTCAAGAATCATTCAAGAGAACATAAACGCTTAATAAAATGTTCGAGATTCATAGGAAGTTTTAGCCAATTTACGCTTTACTGAAGGTTAGTTTTACATCATTGGAAAAATATAAAGATGATGATAAGCACAAACTCATGCTGAGCATTGGAATACAAAAAGTGATAATTCTAAAAAAAAGAGAAGCTAAGTAGACATACCATTAATTAAATTCGGATCTGACTTTAGTAAAATAATTACATAACCATTTGAATCAAATTCCGTTCTTTTCTAATTATTCTCACAAATTCTTTTCTAACATTACCTTTATCTAT
Protein-coding sequences here:
- a CDS encoding Fic family protein gives rise to the protein MLTGWFKKAAALFEPISNNHAFHNANKRTALASLIIFRRSNIING